One Citrus sinensis cultivar Valencia sweet orange chromosome 5, DVS_A1.0, whole genome shotgun sequence genomic window, tttatcaaattattattatttattataatgttTTGTTTGCCTAAACGGCTATACGAtctttgatgataacaaacgaTAAACCACGAAGATCTCAGCGTGCTTCTTGGCCAAATCGAAGATACGTGGACTGAGTTTGGGCAGTAACGTTCAAGTCCTAGTTTCAAGGGAAGTCTAATATCCCACTACCACTTAGCTGACCATTTTCTTGCAAAGTTGTTTTCATGTATTGAGTTTTTGTCTTATGCACGTAAGCTGTACGCATGATAATAGGAAAGAGTTGTTACGacttatttgtatttaaacTCCTTCAATGAATAAAGAGAGGCATGAGAAAAAATTCCCAAACATTGTGGTTGGTTCTCACCCGACGACAGCAATTTGCATGTTATTATTCCATAAGCTTTGATTGGGACCTATTGTTAGATTATTGGTGGGTGAAGTAGTCATacagctaaaataaaattagaagaaaataaagaacaagcacaagagaggacaccagaaattatGTGGTttggcttttagcctacgtccacgggcgaattagaagaaaataaagaacaagcataagagaggacaccagaaattacgtggtttgacttttagcctacgtccacgggcgaaaatagaagaaaaatgtTTCACTAGTGAAATAAGGATTataagtattgtaatattttggctcacaacccaaaaccccaatacacccaatctctcactcactaAACTCTCAAGagctttaaataaataaaagaactgAAGAACTCGATGATTTATGAATGAAGGAAGCCAGCGTTTTTATAACCAAAATTAACTACtgttcatttaatatttaattattattttattaatttttcttttcttttccttcttcggCCCGACAACtccttttcttctctctttcttctttttcttctttccttctCTTTTGTTTAGAGGTGGCAAAAGTACCCGCCcggtccggacccggaccgtacCCGGGCGTTGCGGGCCGGATATTACCCGGTCCGGGTATGAAGCCGGGTcggtcttgggcatcacttgataaatccggaacccggattttattaaaaaaattataaaatatatattattttaaatattttatatttatttgactcatttattatacatatataaagttttaaacacttaaagtttatattttcatgtcaaattttattaaaataaatttaaaacttataaaattaccaaaaaataaaaaatatatacacataaaatattaaaaaatataaaatccgaGTACCCGAATTAAAACCCagcccggacccggacccggaccggttGCATCCGGGCAGGATCCGGTCATGGCAATACCCGGACCCAGCCCGGGGTTTTACCATCTctacttttgtttctttccttGGGCGGCATCTACTTGGCCTTCAATTTCCTTCAATTTAGGTGGCCATTTTGAAATATGTTAATGGTGCCAAACCGCACATGACTTTGACACCTATTAATTGGTATTAGAGCTTGCTATGGCAACAAACAGAGTGCGAATCGAAGCTTTAGAGTCGCAACTCAGCGGGATCCGGGATGGAGTACAGCGGATGGAGTTGGGGATGAATGACAAGCTACACCAAATAGAAAATACTATCAACCGTCTCACAGATGTTCTGTTGCATAGCAGAGAGTCCTTTAATCAACACAGCAGTGAGTGAGGAGACCACTCTCGTATCAATCGAACCGAACATGAGGGCAGTGACATTGTGTTCTCTTCCAAAATGGCAAAACTCGAATTTCCACAGTATTCCGGCGATGACCCGACTGAATGGTTTAATCGtgttgaacaatttttttattttcagggTATAAACGATGGGCACAAGGTAGCTCTAGCCTCATTCCGCCTTGAAGGAGAAGTTAACCAGTGGTGGCAGTGGTTGAGCCGAGCATATCAAGAAGAGGGAGTTACAGTGACATGGGATATGTTCGTGGAGGAGGTATGGGCTCGCTTTGGGCCATCCGAATGTGAAGCTTTTGATGAATCTTTATCCAAAATTATGCAACAGGGTTCCCTAAGGGATTATCAAAGAGAGTTCGAGAAGTTGGGGAATAGAGTCCAAGGCTGGACACAAAAAGCACTTGTTGGGACCTTCATGGGAGGACTCAAGCCCAAATAGCCGACGGAATCCGAATGTTCAAACCGAAGTCACTCAAGGAAGCCATTACTTTGGCCAAGATGAGAGACGACCAATTATTTCGCCAAAGAAGGTTCACGCGAGCTCAATCAGCTAGCCGTCCGATTCTAACTCTTCCACCAACAGAGAAATCACAACCAACAAGACCCATGAAGCAACTGCCATGGGAGGAAATGCAAAGAAGGAGAGCTCAACGcctttgttttaattgtgaTGAAAAGTTTTCTTTGGGACATAAATGCAGGGGCCTCAACTATTACTCTTAGAAGGAAATCTTGATGACAAATCGGAAGGAGACAATGATGAGGCTATTGGGGCAGGTACCAATCTTTCTTATGATCCCGAAATCTCATTGCATGCCTTAACAGGATGGACAGCTGCAAAGACCATGAGGGTTACGGCCAAGATTGGGCATTGCGAAGTTGTGGTTCTCATCGATAGTGACTCCACTCATAACTTCATCAGTGACAAGGTGGCAGCCTTGCTGCATCTGCCTGTGATACCCAGTGAACCTTTTAATGTTCGAGTAGCAAATGGACAGCCACTAAAGTGTCAAAGGAGATTCGAGAATGTCCGCGTACTTCTTTAGGGTATTCCTTTTTCCATaagtttttattctttaccATTAACTGGTTTTGATTTGGTGTTGGGTGTTCAATGGCTTGAGCAACTTGGATCGGTCGTCTGtgattgaaagaaaatgacaatGGAGTTCAAGTGGGCCAATAAAGCTTGCTTGCTACAAGGAACTAACATTCCAACCCTTCAGCAAGCATCACTAGAAGCAATCTCGAAGGAAGTAAGGCATAATAATTCTATATTTGCAATATGTATGTCACAACAAGGTGAGACACAACATTCCATTCCGCCAGACATGCAAGCATTATTAGAAGTTTGTGCTGACATCTTTGAATAACCTAAACAATAACCACCAGTTCGAGATGTTGACCACTGTATCCCTATTAAAGAAGGCACAAAACCTATCAACGTATGACCCTACAGGTATGCCTATTTTCAAAAAGCTGAGATTGAAAAGCAAGTTCTTGACATGTTAAAATTGGGGCTAATTCGAGCAAGCACCAGTCCTTTTTCATCTCCTGTTTTGCttgttaaaaaaacaaagatgaTACATGGCATTTTTGTACTGATTATCGAGCCCTTAACTTTGTTACCATTAAAGATCGATTTACTATTCCAACTATTAATGACGTGCTCGATGAACTTCACAGAGCTTCTTACTTTACCAAACTTGATCTACGAGTTGGCTATCACCAGGTATGAGTAAACCCAGCTGATAAAGAGAGGCATGAGAAAACTTTCCTAAACATTGTGGTTGGTTCTCACCCGAAAAGAGCAATTTGCATGTTATTATTCCATAAGCTTTGATTGGGACCTATTAACAAACCACATAAGGTACAgtggtaaatttatttctcgCAATTTTACAAGTTCTTGAAGGGCAAAACTCATTCAACTGAGATAAAGATCAAGATACTCAATGGACAACGACAATCAAGGATGAATACTATGGGTACTAGCTTAAGCAAtctttattgttatatttcttGTGAATGATTTAATGTATGcatgatttaacatttaaaagctcaagatatttttcatgacattttcaaattaaatcattattttctataatataaaagttttaatgattttataaaattagttacttttttcaaatttatggactaaattgaaaatttttgacCACTTTGAAATCAACCAATAATGTTTTAAACCCTAGAAATGGacctatttataaatatttcaaaagatttgggtcatagtataattttaaaaactttgtgTCAAATCTATAAATTCTGAAACAGTAGCAGCTAAGCACTTAACCAATAATGGCTAGCTACTTTAAAACTTGTTCATATAATTGATCTTGAGCTTTCATTATGCTTATCAACATACATGTATCATTATTGAGCTACCATTTGTTTATACACTCTTATGGAGAGTAATCTTTgtaatctttaattaaatatcaaaattgagTGAGCataagtgtgggaaacacttcAGGGGAAAGAGGTGTGTGTATACATCACTACTTATAAAGATTTATTGACACTTTGGAAATCAATTGTAAAATCTTGAAGCCTTAGAAGGTTTGGATTGTGGAATCCTTAAGTTTGGTTTGCTTGAAGGTGTGGTCGTTGGTGGGTTTTGctgaaccacataaaaattcGTATGTTCGCTATCTTCTCCCTTATCTTTGTAATTTCATgcattgttaaatttatagtgattaaatttcttgaagcatttgtttaaattggattatgtttttgttagtataatttttaatacctAATTCACCCCCTTCTTAAGTTACTTAGCtagaatttcatttggtatcagaggaGGTTCTCTTGTTAGTACTTAACCATCTaaagtaaaagatccatggtAGGCCAAAATGATTTCACCTTTAGGAAAGGTCAGTCCACTACTAGACCACCATTCTTTGATGAGAATGATTatccatattggaaaactaaaATGAGAGTTTATTTGCAAgcattagattatgaaatataGGAAGTTGATTGTGGTGGTCTATTCATGCCTACtactaaaaatgaagaagggGAAGAATTTTTAAAACCTTCACGAGAATAGAATGAGtcagaaaagagaaaaacttcTCTTAATTTCAAGCCATGAATGCTCTCTTTTGTGCCTTACATAAGAAAGAATTCTATAGAGTTTAAGGTTGTTCCActgcttatgaaatttggaagaaaattgaaattgtttataaaggtacaaatcaaatcaaatagtATAAAATCAGTAGATATACTAGGCAAtagaattgttccaaatggaataaaatgagagtatTAATTCTATGTACACTAGATTTATAAACATTATAATCACTTTAGGAGCTTTTGGAAAGACCTATTCAAATACTGAGAAggtaaagaaaatcattaggtctttaccaaaagaattgaaacctAAGAAATCtaccattgaggaagccaaggATGCTTTAtctattgataatttaattaggtCACTTATTTCTTAGGAAGAGGATTTGGCAACTGAAAAAGGTAATGaagacaagaagaagaagagcatTGCCTTAAAAGCATCAAGATCTAAAAGTGACGATGAAAGTGAGATCGAAGATGAAGACATGGCTATGATAGccagaaaatttataatttttttcaagaaatccATTGACCAAAGGAAAttcaaaaacttcaaaaatcataaagagaagaaagaggtgATTATTTGGTTTGAATGTAAGAAGTTTGGACACATAAGATTAGTACgtcctcttctcaacaaattgaagaagaaagttgCAGTAGCaacatgggatgatagcgatgaggagactagataactctatgaaatgagagttattatgaCACTTCTAGACTTAAATGAATATTACTTagggagtaaatgatgtgtttttattgcatttttgttatattttgtataaacattcattttcgtttagtcttaataaattttgtttgatttagaataattcGTGCTTagattgtgtgcataattgttgGTGTCCAGAAGCTCATATTTCAAGGAATGAATGCTGATGaaataggcttgcaaaaaatgaggaaagaacatggctacaaaagaattgaaacaaatctggaacaatGTAGTTGTTGTAgccgttgctgtagcaattttggaacaacgacagagaaaatttatTGCGGGATACTTGCAGAATCGTGGTCTGCAATTTTctaatctgacttatgcgCGCCTTAGgcttccgtttaccctaatttttaattataaaaggagCACACATCATATGGAAAGGAGGCGGTGAATTAACATCgaagaaatcaaaagaaaaagaaggaaatagCATAATTCAAGAGAGAATAAGTATGCACCATTAAAGAAATCTGCTGAACTATTTGATCCAATTTTCATCATTCTCTACTTTTTTCCTTAGTTATTCTCTGATTAAGACGATGAATTTCATGACTGATATTTTACTGTTAGTTTTCCTTTTACAagttatgaactaaatttgattgtagttgagtgacaaacaatcttaATGGGTTCTTGACAGTTCTTATGAGTTGCTGCAAGATTGTTGTAGCACTTTGCTCTAATAACTTATATTACAATCATTATTTCGGCTGACCTCTCATTTAATGGTTTAAGTTAAGAGAGAGCCGCAAAATGACCTGTCTTAGTGGAAATTATTAGActaatacttgatcttaatttaagtttcctggattaagttTAACTTGAGTCCCAAAAGGGCCACACTTtggttaagatttgtgaaaaaCTAGGTATATGGATTCAtcttgtagggtagagagagTGTTTGTTCATAATGCCATATCTTAGGTGAAATAACAACTAGTcattgttaggttgcataaGTGTATGAGAAGTCCAACAAGCGACAGTTGAGGATGCAAAATAATTCTGCCCAGTGTTGTAGGAATTACTGCAGCAACTGGTGTTAATTTGAACAAAACAGTCAGCCCATGAAGAGAGTTTGGCCATTCAACTGCCTCattcttattaaattctttttgcgtAATTCATCTAATTTACTTTATtactgcatttattttattaaattgtcaaTTTCATTAGTCAATCAactttaattagatttttctttagataGAAGGAAATTTGCACTATTGTAATTGTTGTAGTATTTCTAGTAACATTAGTCCATGTgaagacgatcttgaatattcatcactttattacttgttgtgtactcttgcacattgacatcaatagcaattgagtcaaaataatcaataagtttttggcgccattgtcggggattgattgtttattttcgaAGTGTGGAGT contains:
- the LOC127902297 gene encoding uncharacterized protein LOC127902297; this translates as MAKLEFPQYSGDDPTEWFNRVEQFFYFQGINDGHKVALASFRLEGEVNQWWQWLSRAYQEEGVTVTWDMFVEEVWARFGPSECEAFDESLSKIMQQGSLRDYQREFEKLGNRVQGWTQKALGPQLLLLEGNLDDKSEGDNDEAIGAGTNLSYDPEISLHALTGWTAAKTMRVTAKIGHCEVVVLIDSDSTHNFISDKVAALLHLPVIPSEPFNVRVANGQPLKCQRRFENVRVLL